A stretch of the Salarias fasciatus chromosome 3, fSalaFa1.1, whole genome shotgun sequence genome encodes the following:
- the lurap1l gene encoding leucine rich adaptor protein 1-like, whose amino-acid sequence MDEDNSVLPELRDLETKLGRKVPDSLFRSLAGGKAGDKHDKPAAARLVNGKCWTNSADLKRLESKMQFLKQEMANLRAIDVKLMQQLMSINEGIESIRWMIEDKGGVASQDGSLTGSLYSLSDSQDGASLRGSLSSLNDANSDGLDSLSVGSYLDTLAESLPDDPSPTGLDCFVEKTVIDGEAFSKSPLKARVESDEYYCFG is encoded by the exons ATGGACGAGGACAACAGCGTCCTGCCCGAACTGAGGGATCTGGAGACGAAGTTGGGTCGAAAAGTCCCCGATAGCCTCTTTCGGTCGCTGGCTGGAGGGAAAGCCGGAGACAAGCACGACAAGCCCGCCGCCGCGCGCCTGGTGAACGGGAAGTGTTGGACGAATTCTGCAGACCTGAAGAGGCTGGAGAGCAAAATGCAATTCCTCAAACAGGAAATG GCCAACCTGCGAGCCATTGACGTGAAGCTGATGCAACAGCTCATGTCCATCAACGAGGGCATCGAGTCCATCCGCTGGATGATAGAGGAcaaagggggcgtggccagccAGGACGGCAGCCTGACGGGCAGCCTGTACAGCCTATCGGACAGCCAGGACGGCGCCTCGCTGCGGGGCAGCCTCAGCAGTCTGAACGACGCCAACAGCGACGGGCTGGACAGCCTGTCGGTGGGGAGCTACCTGGACACGCTGGCGGAAAGCCTCCCCGACGACCCCTCGCCCACGGGCCTCGACTGCTTTGTGGAGAAAACTGTCATCGACGGCGAAGCCTTCAGCAAATCCCCCCTCAAAGCGAGGGTGGAGTCGGATGAATACTACTGCTTTGGATAA
- the LOC115384230 gene encoding 5,6-dihydroxyindole-2-carboxylic acid oxidase-like — protein sequence MLQLCFLVLACAAAVSAQFPRECVTPEVLRTGQCCPSPPGLINDPCGSSAGRGQCVSLAVDARPHGPQYPHDGRDDRERWPARYFSRACQCSGNFSGYNCGRCRHGWTGASCNQRVPVVRRNVMQLSAAEKRAFVNALDQAKRTVHPDLVIATRHFSSIFGPDGNSTLFENITIYNLFVWTHYYSVSKTFLGAGQPSFGGVDFSHEGPGFVTWHRYHLLQLERDMQDMLQDPSFALPYWNFAIGGNTCDICTDDLMGARSSFDMNSLSSNSIFSQWRVICESVEDYDTLGTICNSTESSPIRRNPAGNVNRPMVQRLPEPKDVADCLQVNTFDTPPYYSTSSESFRNTIEGYSAPQGNYDPVVRSLHNLAHLFLNGTGGQTHLSPNDPIFVLLHTFTDAIFDEWLRRHSPDSAVYPEENAPIGHNRGYNMVPFWPPVTNSEMFVTAPENLGYSYEVQWPGQPFTLTEIITMAIVAALVVVAVIFAVTTCAVRSRSYKMEGHQPLLVDQYQRYDDDKSQSVV from the exons ATGTTGCAGCTGTGCTTTCTGGTGCTCGCGTGCGCGGCGGCCGTGAGCGCCCAGTTCCCCAGGGAGTGCGTCACCCCGGAGGTGCTCCGGACCGGACAGTGCTGTCCGTCTCCCCCAGGACTGATTAACGACCCCTGCGGCTCCAGCGCCGGGCGCGGACAGTGCGTGTCCCTGGCGGTGGACGCGCGCCCGCACGGGCCTCAGTACCCGCACGACGGACGGGACGACCGGGAGCGGTGGCCCGCGCGCTACTTCAGCCGCGCGTGTCAGTGTAGCGGGAACTTCAGCGGTTATAACTGTGGACGCTGCAGACACGGGTGGACCGGAGCCAGCTGTAACCAGAGAGTTCCTGTCG TAAGGAGAAACGTGATGCAGCTCAGCGCGGCCGAGAAGCGCGCCTTCGTGAACGCGCTGGACCAGGCCAAGCGCACCGTGCACCCGGACCTGGTGATCGCCACGCGCCACTTCTCCAGCATCTTCGGGCCCGACGGGAACAGCACGCTGTTCGAGAACATCACCATCTACAACCTGTTCGTGTGGACACACTACTACTCCGTCAGCAAGACGTTCCTCGGCGCCGGGCAGCCCAGTTTTGGAGGAGTGGACTTCTCCCACGAGGGCCCCGGGTTCGTGACCTGGCACAGgtaccacctgctgcagctggagagagacatGCAG GACATGCTGCAGGACCCCTCCTTCGCCCTGCCCTACTGGAACTTCGCCATCGGCGGAAACACGTGTGACATCTGCACGGATGACCTGATGGGAGCCAGGAGCAGCTTCGACATGAACTCCCTGAGTTCCAACTCCATCTTCTCCCAGTGGAGGGTGATCTGTGAGAGTGTGGAGGACTACGACACTCTGGGAACCATCTGCAACA GCACTGAGAGTTCTCCCATCAGAAGAAACCCGGCAGGAAATGTTAACAGGCCGATGGTCCAGCGTCTCCCAGAGCCCAAAGACGTAGCAGACTGTCTGCAGGTTAACACATTTGATACGCCGCCTTACTACTCCACCTCTTCTGAAAGCTTCAGGAACACCATCGAAG GCTACAGCGCCCCCCAGGGGAACTACGACCCCGTGGTGAGGAGCCTGCACAACCTGGCCCACTTGTTCCTGAACGGGACGGGAGGACAGACTCACCTCTCCCCCAACGACCCCATCTTCGTCCTGCTGCACACGTTCACCGACGCCATATTTGATGAATGGCTGAGGAGGCACAGTCCAG ATTCAGCCGTGTATCCTGAGGAGAATGCACCTATTGGTCACAACAGAGGCTACAACATGGTTCCCTTCTGGCCTCCAGTGACGAACTCGGAGATGTTTGTGACTGCGCCCGAAAACCTTGGCTACTCCTACGAAGTTCAATGGCCCG GTCAACCTTTCACTCTCACGGAAATCATCACGATGGCGATCGTTGCCGCGCTCGTGGTCGTCGCCGTCATCTTTGCCGTCACCACGTGTGCGGTGCGTTCCCGGTCGTACAAGATGGAGGGCCACCAGCCTCTCCTCGTGGATCAGTACCAGCGCTACGACGACGACAAGAGCCAGTCTGTGGTCTGA